In one window of Erinaceus europaeus chromosome 17, mEriEur2.1, whole genome shotgun sequence DNA:
- the LOC103110274 gene encoding olfactory receptor 5M10, protein MSSANQTTVTEFILLGLTDDPLLGKILFGVFLVIYLITLAGNLCMIMLIRTNAHLQTPMYFFLSHLSFVDLCYSSNVSPNMLHDFLSDRKTISFAGCFTQCLLFIALVITEFYMLASMAVDRYVAICSPLHYTTRMSKNICVTLVVFPYSFGFLNGLSQTILTFHLSFCGNTEINHFYCADPPLIMLACSDTYVKKMAMFIVAGFTLSSSLFIILLSYLFIFRAILRIRSAEGRSKAFSTCGSHLTTVTVFYGTLFSMYLRPPSENSVEESKIFAVFYTFLSPMLNPLIYSLRNKDVIRALKLLINGNMFHKIVL, encoded by the coding sequence ATGTCTTCTGCAAACCAAACTACTGTCACAGAATTCATTCTCTTGGGTCTCACAGATGACCCACTCCTAGGGAAGATCCTGTTTGGAGTATTTCTGGTCATCTATCTCATCACGCTGGCAGGAAACCTGTGCATGATCATGCTGATCAGGACCAACGCTCACCTCCAGactcccatgtacttcttccttagTCACCTCTCCTTTGTAGACCTCTGCTATTCCTCTAACGTGAGCCCAAACATGCTGCATGACTTCCTCTCAGACAGAAAGACCATCTCCTTTGCTGGATGCTTCACACAGTGCCTTCTCTTCATTGCCCTGGTGATCACTGAGTTTTACATGCTTGCTTCTATGGCCGTGGATCGATATGTGGCCATCTGCAGTCCTTTACACTACACTACCAGGATGTCCAAGAACATCTGTGTCACTCTAGTCGTGTTTCCTTATTCTTTCGGCTTCCTCAATGGACTGTCTCAGACAATATTGACTTTTCACTTGTCCTTCTGTGGCAACACTGAGATCAACCATTTCTACTGTGCAGACCCTCCTCTCATAATGCTGGCCTGTTCTGACACTTATGTCAAAAAGATGGCCATGTTTATAGTTGCTGGATTCACTCTTTCAAGCTCCCTGTTCATCATTCTCCTGTCCTACCTTTTCATCTTTAGGGCTATTTTGAGAATCCGTTCTGCTGAAGGCAGGTCCAAGGCCTTTTCTACCTGTGGTTCCCACTTGACAACAGTGACTGTCTTCTATGGGACCCTCTTCAGCATGTATCTAAGACCCCCTTCTGAGAATTCTGTGGAAGAGTCCAAAATATTTGCAGTCTTTTACACCTTTTTAAGCCCCATGCTGAATCCTCTGATCTACAGTCTAAGGAACAAGGATGTGATTCGTGCCTTGAAACTATTGATTAATGGTAATATGTTTCACAAAATTGTATTATAG
- the LOC132534024 gene encoding olfactory receptor 5M10-like, whose protein sequence is MSSANQTTVTEFILLGLTDDPLLGKILFGVFLVIYLITLAGNLCMIMLIRTNTHLQTPMYFFLSHLSFVDLCYSSNVSPNMLHDFLSDRKTISFAGCFTQCLLFIALVITEFYMLASMAVDRYVAICSPLHYTTRMSKNICVTLVVFPYSFGFLNGLSQTILTFHMSFCGNTEINHFYCADPPLIMLACSDTYVKKMAMFIVAGFTLSSSLFIILLSYLFILAAIVKIRSAEGRSKAFSTCGSHLTTVTVFYGTLFSMYLRPPSENSVEESKIFAVFYTFLSPMLNPLIYSLRNKDVIHALKQVIRQSIFHNSVV, encoded by the coding sequence ATGTCTTCTGCAAACCAAACTACTGTCACAGAATTCATTCTCTTGGGACTCACAGATGACCCACTCCTAGGGAAGATCCTGTTTGGGGTATTTCTGGTCATCTATCTCATCACGCTGGCAGGAAACCTGTGCATGATCATGCTGATCAGGACCAACACCCACCTCCAGactcccatgtacttcttcctcagtCACCTCTCCTTTGTAGACCTCTGCTACTCCTCTAACGTGAGCCCAAACATGCTGCATGACTTCCTCTCAGACAGAAAGACCATCTCCTTTGCTGGATGCTTCACACAGTGCCTTCTCTTCATTGCCCTGGTGATCACTGAGTTTTACATGCTTGCTTCTATGGCCGTGGATCGATATGTGGCCATCTGCAGTCCTTTACACTACACTACCAGGATGTCCAAGAACATCTGTGTCACTCTAGTCGTGTTTCCTTATTCTTTCGGCTTCCTCAATGGACTGTCTCAGACAATACTGACTTTTCACATGTCCTTCTGTGGCAACACTGAGATCAACCATTTCTACTGTGCAGACCCTCCTCTCATAATGCTGGCCTGCTCTGACACTTATGTCAAAAAGATGGCCATGTTTATAGTTGCTGGATTCACTCTTTCAAGTTCCCTGTTCATCATTCTCCTGTCCTACCTTTTCATCCTTGCAGCCATAGTGAAGATCCGTTCTGCTGAAGGCAGGTCCAAGGCCTTTTCTACCTGTGGTTCCCACCTGACAACAGTGACTGTCTTCTATGGGACTCTATTCAGCATGTATCTAAGACCCCCTTCTGAGAATTCTGTGGAAGAGTCCAAAATATTTGCAGTCTTTTACACCTTTTTGAGCCCCATGCTGAATCCTCTGATCTACAGTCTAAGGAACAAGGATGTGATTCATGCCTTGAAGCAAGTGATTAGACAGAGTATCTTCCATAACAGTGTGGTATAG
- the LOC103110380 gene encoding olfactory receptor 5M10-like has translation MSSANQTTVTEFILLGLTDDPLLGKILFGVFLVIYLITLAGNLCMIMLIRTNTHLQTPMYFFLSHLSFVDLCYSSNVSPNMLHDFLSDKKTISFAGCFTQCLLFIALVITELYMLASMAVDRYVAICSPLHYTTRMSKNICVTLVLLPYSIGFLNGLSQTILTFHLSFCGNTEINHFYCADPPLIMLVCSDTYVKKMAMFIVAGFTLSSSLFIILLSYLFIFRAILRIRSAEGRSKAFSTCGSHLTTVTVFYGTLFSMYLRPPSENSVEESKIFAVFYTFLSPMLNPLIYSLRNKDVIRALKQMIKGSIFHKTVV, from the coding sequence ATGTCTTCTGCAAACCAAACTACTGTCACAGAATTCATTCTCTTGGGACTCACAGATGACCCACTCCTAGGGAAGATCCTGTTTGGGGTATTTCTGGTCATCTATCTCATCACTCTGGCAGGAAACCTGTGCATGATCATGCTGATCAGGACCAACACCCACCTCCAGactcccatgtacttcttcctcagtCACCTCTCCTTTGTAGACCTCTGCTACTCCTCTAACGTGAGCCCAAACATGCTGCATGACTTCCTCTCAGACAAAAAGACCATCTCCTTTGCTGGATGCTTCACACAGTGCCTTCTCTTCATTGCCCTGGTGATCACAGAGCTTTACATGCTTGCTTCTATGGCCGTGGATCGATATGTGGCCATCTGCAGTCCTTTACACTACACTACCAGGATGTCCAAGAACATCTGTGTCACACTAGTCCTGCTCCCTTATTCTATTGGCTTCCTCAATGGACTGTCTCAGACAATACTGACTTTTCACTTGTCCTTCTGTGGCAACACTGAGATCAACCATTTCTACTGTGCAGACCCTCCTCTCATAATGCTGGTCTGCTCTGACACTTATGTCAAAAAGATGGCCATGTTTATAGTTGCTGGATTCACTCTTTCAAGCTCCCTGTTCATCATTCTCCTGTCCTACCTTTTCATCTTTAGGGCTATTTTGAGAATCCGTTCTGCTGAAGGCAGGTCCAAGGCTTTTTCTACCTGTGGTTCCCACCTGACAACAGTGACTGTCTTCTATGGGACCCTCTTCAGCATGTATCTAAGACCCCCTTCTGAGAATTCTGTGGAAGAGTCCAAAATATTTGCAGTCTTTTACACCTTTTTGAGCCCCATGCTGAATCCTCTGATCTACAGTCTAAGGAACAAGGATGTGATTCGTGCCTTGAAGCAAATGATTAAAGGGAGTATCTTCCATAAAACTGTGGTATAG
- the LOC103110382 gene encoding olfactory receptor 5AP2, with the protein MKKFQHRNQTEVTEFILLGLSDNSDLQEVLFLLFLSVYMVTMVGNLGMIVLIKIDPSLHTPMYFFLSSLSFVDASYSSSVTPKMLVNLMAENKAISFSGCAAQFYFFGSFLGTECFLLAMMAYDRYAAIWNPLLYPVLMSGRICFLLVATSFLAGFGNAAIHTGMTFRLSFCGSNKINHFYCDTPPLLKLSCSDTRINGIVIMVFSSFNVISCVMIVLISYLCILVAILRMPSLEGRHKAFSTCASHLMAVTIFFGTILFMYLRPTSSYSMEQDKVVSVFYTVMIPMLNPLIYSLKNRDVKGALKKILQGRGGSTAG; encoded by the coding sequence ATGAAGAAATTTCAACACAGGAATCAAACAGAAGTGACGGAATTTATCCTCTTAGGACTCTCGGATAATTCAGATTTGCAAGAGGTCCTCTTTCTGTTGTTTTTGTCAGTCTATATGGTGACTATGGTGGGGAACTTGGGGATGATTGTGTTAATTAAGATTGACCCTTCTCTCCACACTCCCATGTATTTCTTTCTCAGTAGCCTCTCCTTTGTCGATGCCTCTTATTCTTCTTCTGTTACTCCTAAAATGCTGGTGAACCTCATGGCTGAAAATAAGGCCATTTCCTTCAGTGGATGTGCTGCCCAGTTCTACTTCTTTGGCTCCTTTCTGGGAACGGAGTGCTTCCTGTTGGCCATGATGGCGTATGATCGTTATGCAGCCATCTGGAATCCTCTGCTCTATCCAGTCCTCATGTCTGGGAGGATTTGTTTCCTGCTAGTAGCAACGTCTTTCCTAGCAGGTTTTGGGAATGCAGCCATACACACTGGAATGACTTTTAGATTGTCCTTTTGTGGTTCTAATAAGATCAACCATTTCTACTGTGACACCCCACCCTTACTCAAACTCTCCTGCTCTGACACTCGCATCAATGGCATCGTGATCATGGTTTTCTCTAGTTTTAATGTCATCAGTTGTGTGATGATTGTCCTTATTTCTTACTTGTGCATCCTTGTTGCCATCTTAAGGATGCCTTCCTTGGAGGGCAGGCACAAGGCTTTCTCTACCTGTGCCTCTCACCTCATGGCTGTCACCATATTCTTCGGAACTATTCTCTTTATGTACTTGCGTCCTACTTCTAGTTATTCAATGGAGCAAGACAAGGTTGTCTCTGTCTTTTACACAGTCATGATTCCTATGTTAAATCCACTcatttatagtttaaaaaatagggaTGTGAAAGGGGCATTAAAAAAGATTTTGCAGGGccgaggtggtagcacagcgggttaa